The Verrucomicrobium spinosum DSM 4136 = JCM 18804 DNA segment TGTGGCAAGGTGTCGCGCTTCACCATCATGGCCATGAGGGCATCCAGGAGGCCGCTGCCACCCTGGGCACCTGTGACGGCGACATCGGGCACGACGCGGACGTTGCGCTCGCCGATGATCTGCATGAGCTGGAGCATGGCGTAGTTCTGGTGGCCCAGTGACTCAACACCTGCCGTATAGGCTTCGGCCTTGGCGGTACCGGTGGCTCGAATGGCGTCGGCTTCACCATTGGCCCGCAGGCGGATGCTTTCGGCCTCACCCTCGCTCTTGCGCACGCTGGCACGGGCTTGAAGTTCGGCGATCTGCACGCCCTGCTCTGCGCCCACCACCTGATGCTGAATGTCTGCGAGTGAGGTCTGGCGTACCAACTGCTGGCGTTGGGTCTCCGCCGCCTCCTGCATCTCATAGGTCTTGCGCTGCTCCTCCGCAATCTTGCGATCCGTCTGCGTCTTCATGAGTTGCTCGGGCGGGGTGATGTCGCCGATCAAAGTGTCGATGGCCTCCACATCGTACTCGCGCAGGGCGGCGGCAATGTGTTCCGCGGCCTCCGACTGGCGGTGACTGCGGGCACTGAGGAAGTCGAGCACGGTGTAGTCCTGGGCGGAGTTTCGGAAGTAGTTGCCCACGATGGGCTGCAGCACGTGGTCGATGAGGTTTTGGAGCGAGCCGGCGCGGCTGATCACTTTGGGAGCTTCGAGGGCGCCAATGTGAATGATCTGGGACACGTCGAGATTGAAAGCGAAACCGTCACGCGAGCGCACGGTGATGGAGCTGAGCTTGGCATCAAACTGGTGCGACTCCGTGCGGGTGGCCCAGTTCAGGACGATGTTGGTGGTGGGAACCAGCTCCACGCGCATGATGCGGGTGTTGAGCGGGTGTTTGCCCGGGTAGAGAGGGGAGATCCAGACGCCCTTGTGCCCGGGCAGGACGAGGTCGCCGTGCTTGAAGTCCACGCCGCTCACGTCCTCATGGGCTTGTCCAACGTAGGAAATAACAACGCCAACGTGGCCGATGGGGATCTCCACCATGGGCACCTGCTCGACCTGGGCAAACCAGGGGTTGAGGTTCCACACGCCGCTCAGCAGAACCTGCTCCTGCAGGCCGCGGTGGCCTTCACTGTCGAGGAAGGATTGCGCGTTCTGGAAGTTGTCGTGCCCGGGGATGCTCGTGCCCGCGATCTCACCTTCTGCGATGGGGGCACCGTCCAGGGTGGTGACAATGCCCACGCGATCAGGCTCTACCTTGTAGAGTCGCAGCATCTCGGGGTTCAGGCCGTGATCCGTGGCGTTCCAGGAGGTGATCACGGTGAAGAGGGCGGAGTTAATCCGGTAGGTGCCGGCGGTAAGGATGGCGAGCTGGCGGCCTTTCTCCCCGCCTGCCGCCAGGAACGCCCGGGCGTTCTCAAAGTGGTTGCAGGGCACGGTGCGACCGAGGATTCGACCCGGAGGGATGGGGGCGCCGGCGGCGGCCACGACGAGGGCAATCTCACCGGAGGGCACATAGGTGAGCGGCAAGTGAAGGATTCGGTACTGCCACTTCCAGTAGAAGAAGTGCAGGCCGGGCGGGAGCACATCCGCCTGGTAGCCGGCCTCGCCTTTCAGCGCGATGATCTGCCCCGGGGGGAGGTTGCGCATGGCGAAGCGCTTGATGACAATGCCGACCTTCTGCTCCCCGATGTAAACAACACCAAGGAAGTACCAGAGGGCGATGAGGCTGAGGGGGATTTTCAGCCACCAGCTGTTCCAAATGAACTCTAAGATGTTCGTGATCATAAAATGCAGGGTAATGAGGTGCGAGGGGAATCTTGGATGACGATATGAGTGGTAGTTTCCTGGTGTCCCGTTTGCAGACGAGAGAGCGAGGCGTGGGCCTTGGGCGCACGTATTCCCTGTGCCGTTGACCCGGAGGCGGACCTCCGGCGGAGACACCAGATGGAATTGGGGGCGTATTACCGCGAACCGTGTCGCGGTGGCACGGGAAGATTCAGAACCTGAACCCTAGGGCGCGATGGGGCGCAGGAAGGGCTGGTGGGATGACGGACTGCCGTGCAGCCGTCGGTGAATGGCGTGGCGCCGGTGCGTTGAGCAGT contains these protein-coding regions:
- a CDS encoding SPFH domain-containing protein gives rise to the protein MITNILEFIWNSWWLKIPLSLIALWYFLGVVYIGEQKVGIVIKRFAMRNLPPGQIIALKGEAGYQADVLPPGLHFFYWKWQYRILHLPLTYVPSGEIALVVAAAGAPIPPGRILGRTVPCNHFENARAFLAAGGEKGRQLAILTAGTYRINSALFTVITSWNATDHGLNPEMLRLYKVEPDRVGIVTTLDGAPIAEGEIAGTSIPGHDNFQNAQSFLDSEGHRGLQEQVLLSGVWNLNPWFAQVEQVPMVEIPIGHVGVVISYVGQAHEDVSGVDFKHGDLVLPGHKGVWISPLYPGKHPLNTRIMRVELVPTTNIVLNWATRTESHQFDAKLSSITVRSRDGFAFNLDVSQIIHIGALEAPKVISRAGSLQNLIDHVLQPIVGNYFRNSAQDYTVLDFLSARSHRQSEAAEHIAAALREYDVEAIDTLIGDITPPEQLMKTQTDRKIAEEQRKTYEMQEAAETQRQQLVRQTSLADIQHQVVGAEQGVQIAELQARASVRKSEGEAESIRLRANGEADAIRATGTAKAEAYTAGVESLGHQNYAMLQLMQIIGERNVRVVPDVAVTGAQGGSGLLDALMAMMVKRDTLPQRPASELN